A window of Bacteroidales bacterium contains these coding sequences:
- a CDS encoding chorismate mutase, which produces MQEVKLNIIPLKEWLNFPERPLIISGPCSAENKEQVLQTAKKLAKTGIVNVFRAGIWKPRTRPDAFEGVGEAGLPWLSEVKEKTGLPVCVEVATPQHVEAAIKNEIDILWLGARTTANPFSVQEIAEALKGYDIPVMIKNPVTPDLKLWIGAIERINKSKINKIIAIHRGFTSYENTVYRNAPIWEIPIELMRICPELPVICDPSHITGNSMLLESVCQKALDLEMDGMMIETHVNPKKALSDAKQQITPDELVQLISKLIIRSNYTENTEFTNKLIELRSEIDNIDVELIHLISKRMKIIEDIGKFKKENNITILQIRRWNDVVRESIELGEELGLNREFLLKLLRVIHEESIQKQTDIFKK; this is translated from the coding sequence ATGCAGGAAGTAAAACTCAACATAATACCTTTAAAAGAATGGCTCAACTTTCCTGAACGTCCTTTAATTATTAGTGGTCCGTGTAGCGCTGAAAACAAAGAACAGGTTTTGCAAACTGCAAAAAAATTAGCAAAGACTGGAATTGTAAATGTTTTTCGTGCCGGGATATGGAAACCCCGAACACGCCCTGATGCATTTGAAGGTGTTGGAGAAGCAGGATTGCCATGGCTTTCGGAAGTTAAAGAAAAAACAGGATTACCTGTTTGCGTTGAAGTTGCCACACCGCAACATGTTGAAGCAGCTATTAAAAATGAAATTGATATACTTTGGCTTGGCGCCCGAACAACTGCCAATCCATTTTCTGTACAGGAAATCGCTGAAGCCCTTAAGGGATATGATATTCCGGTGATGATAAAAAATCCGGTTACTCCCGATTTAAAATTATGGATAGGCGCAATTGAACGAATCAATAAATCGAAAATAAATAAAATTATTGCCATACATCGTGGATTCACTTCATACGAAAATACGGTTTATCGCAATGCACCTATTTGGGAAATTCCAATTGAATTGATGCGTATTTGCCCGGAGCTTCCAGTAATTTGTGACCCTAGTCACATCACAGGAAATTCAATGTTATTGGAAAGTGTTTGCCAGAAAGCACTCGACCTGGAAATGGACGGAATGATGATTGAAACACATGTCAATCCTAAGAAAGCGCTGTCCGATGCCAAACAACAAATCACTCCTGACGAATTGGTACAGCTTATTTCAAAATTAATCATACGCAGCAATTATACTGAAAATACGGAGTTCACAAATAAACTGATTGAACTTCGCTCTGAAATTGATAACATTGATGTTGAGTTGATTCATCTTATTTCAAAACGTATGAAGATTATTGAAGATATTGGCAAATTCAAAAAAGAAAACAATATAACCATTCTTCAGATTCGGCGTTGGAACGATGTAGTCCGCGAAAGTATTGAGCTTGGTGAAGAACTTGGGCTTAATCGTGAATTCTTACTAAAACTTTTACGGGTAATTCATGAAGAATCAATCCAAAAGCAAACCGATATATTTAAAAAATAA